Genomic segment of Vairimorpha necatrix chromosome 4, complete sequence:
AACATTCTATGATGCTTCTCCCGGCGCCAGAGTCTTGTTATAACTAACGAggatttatttaaattgtcTACTTATGCATCAGTTTCCCTCCTCTGAAGATATAGCGAATGATACTGAAGTTTGGTAGACTCCATGCATTTTCgtgtataaaataaaagaaaatattaaagaaaaataaccTCACGAAAATTCATTTGAATgggaaataaaataatattacaGTTCAAAATAGTTAGGTATTGAGTAGATCAACacgtttttataaaaaggattttgtaaatatttttaattttttttactgcGCTTAACATCATTTTTATCGTCATATTTTTCagaatttttaatcaaGAACTTTGACTTCACAGTGACAGATTTTTTTGGTTTACttctattttctaaatttttaattctgtTCATTAATTTGTTCTTTGAATCGAGACCAAATGATCCTGATTGGTTATTCGGCGAGGCATCTAATTTGGCAcataatgaaattttagCAGCGAGTGAACGAGCAACTTTTCCTTTGTATTCTGGTGCTACTTGACCAAGTATAGAAGATTCAAAAATTAAGCCATATTTAGGTGTGtttgatttatttcttaaagATTGAAATAAACTCTTTTCAGCTCCTAAGAGTTGCACAGTGGAAGAAGGATATTTAGCTAAAGTATCCAAAGATCCAGCTTTACTTAACAATCTTGCGCCCATAAATTCTCCTATTAGATTAGTTAAATTTGGAGCAACTACTACCATTTTCTCTTTAATgtaatttgataaatttgtacgatattcaaaattttttattacacTTGCGCAATCATTTATAATGTTAATTAAATCTTCATCTGATAAATCTGTACCCATTGAATTTTTTgctaatttaaaaattttttcggCCTGTTCACCTgttacattttttaatttttcaagtGTACAAGTGTTtctgtttttaatttccgAAACTACCTTGAGATATTGATAATTATCATCTATTATTAATGATAATTCGGGAAAATGAGATCCATACCATTCCCTTAGTCTCATACAATGAAGATTTATATCTTTATCAATATctattaaaagatttatagaTTGGATTATCATTGCATCAAGCTTATCAGTATTGtaagatattttatccAATGCTAATTTGTGTGATAAGAAAagtgttttaattttattttcatcgtcaacaaatttatcaagttcgtttttaatttgtttaaaatctCCTTCTTTATCAAATTGTACAGAAATTCCGCATTTCTCACTTAAAAGTGATTGTAATTTGTTGTCTCGGACACATAAAACTTCATCCAACTTTGCAAATTCAgaacttataaaaatttccaaattttttggtaatttatttttatttagtaaaGTATATGTTTCAAGCAGTtcatcattatttttaaagtcgtatgaattaattttcttaacTTTTGAGTCCTGCTTTTTAAATAGTGTGAAACCAGTTGCATTTTCAAATAgataaatcattttaacggtaaaaaaataaaatttattaaaaacggatttatctttaacggtaaaaaaattatttttttaaactaaaGTTAGATTTTgcgtttttaaaaaagaatttatttgctTACGTACAGTtggtaataaaaaagtttttattaaaaattcatacACCCATTAGATTCTGCTATATCTTCAGGAGGtatatcaattttttctataataattctattttttgaaaatttaattccATATTTAAATGTGTCAATTTGATTTTCGCGAATTTTATTAAccaatgatattttttcaaaatgaAGAATGGCTTTATAATTTGGTAAATAACcagtaaaaatatttgaatctAAAGATAAAACGAcatcaaaaaattgattaaaattaatattgggataaaaaaatgtggGAATCGATACCATACAAATATGATTATTTTCtctaataaattttctgatttcataaagatttttttcaatattttcgCAATCATAGGATGGCGAAAAAAGTGAATATAACgatattctaaaatttttcgtattttttaattttgaaattatatttgaaaGTGTagtatctttttttaacagACGTTCGTGCTTGGCTTCTAGATAATTTGTCAATGAATATTCGCATTCTTCATTCTTTCGACGTAAATCCTTGTATCTCCAAGCAATGTACATTTTACTTAATTGTTCTGTGCATTCCAAATTGTCAATTCTATCATAAATTTCCGGTAAGCCATCTTTATTAACGGttaatagatttttttcattttcatGTACACCTTCCGACATAAAGATGTTTAATAAGAAGTTATGCATATAAGAGTATTcatcttcttttattaaaataaaaatgccgTTATCGAGagtatttataaaagtgTCAAATATCGGAATTCCCGTTTTccgtttttttaaattttgatttcttATAAACGAGCTCATGAAAGGGCCAAGTAATGTGTGGAATATTAATAACAGAATGTTGTGATGAAGACACTATTCAAATGGTGTTTAATAGAGGAGGAGATATACAAAAATctattaaatattcaaatttatatttatattcttcaGTGTTGGCCATAAGATCTTACGTTGAACAACCCGTAAAAACAAAtgatttcatttttttgtataacggcgaaatttataacaatCTGGAAAGTGAcacgatttttttaaaaaatattatcagtgaagttataaaagatttggGAATAAAGAGCTATGACAACGATTTAGCTGAAATAAAGGATCCATCTGAAACATTACAAAAAATCtattctaaaattaatttttaccAAAACGAATTGGCTCTAGCCATTGTATtcaaaaatgttttattgttttttaaagatgACGTCGGAAAGAAAAGTCTTGGTCTGTGTAAAGACAAATTTCAATTGTCCTCTGTAAATTATGATATAGAACTTAATTctgcttttttatattcatatGATATAAATTCTAAGGCATTATCAagttataagaaaaaactaGTCTCGATCAAATATCTTCTCGAAACATGTGATTATGTGgcaaaatatttgttagATCCGTCTTTTGTTTTCGAAACTATTCTTGGTTTTGATGAAATGACAAAAGAAacagatataaaaaaatttgacattaaatttaaaagtgCTTTTAAGACGAGATTAACTACTAATAATCTCGTAGTTTTTTTCAGTGGTGGAGTTGACAGTGTATTAGTTGCTCTTTATCTTCATTTAGTTAGCAAAAAAGAtcaagaaatttatttaattaatactGGATTTGCTAACTCACACGATAGAAAAACGGGAGTTTCTGCATTTAATGAACTAAAAAGAGTTTTTCCTAATAGGATTTGgcattttataaaagtagACTTAAACATTGAagatattttcaaaattaaacagtcgatttacaaattaatttatccAAAAACAAGTAAAATGGATTTAAACATAGGCATTATATTGCATTTTACGTCATTGGAGGCAAAGAAATATTCTAAAGTTTGTTATCTTGGAAGTGGAGCAGATGAATTATTCTGTggatataataaatataaaaaagaaggcTTTAGACATAGAATGTTATTTGATACTTTAACCTTGTCCTATCATAACTTATTAAGAGATGATAGAATTATatctaataataatattgaaCTGAGACTTCCTATATTAGATACTGAAATAATAAACGAATCTTTTTTGTTggatgaaaattttttatatgatggtaaacaaaataaaattatgatcAGAGAACTGTTAAAACTCCATGGATTGGAATCGGTGTGTTTTGTATCAAAGAAAGCCATGCAATACGGCACAGGacttaataaatatgaagataaattttctaattaaataaaaaatctggATAAAAATTGTTAATATATTGTAACCTACGTAATTATTTGTCTAGTTTTAttatctaattttttagaaaagtACTGATACATT
This window contains:
- a CDS encoding nucleolar protein 58 (NOP58), which translates into the protein MIYLFENATGFTLFKKQDSKVKKINSYDFKNNDELLETYTLLNKNKLPKNLEIFISSEFAKLDEVLCVRDNKLQSLLSEKCGISVQFDKEGDFKQIKNELDKFVDDENKIKTLFLSHKLALDKISYNTDKLDAMIIQSINLLIDIDKDINLHCMRLREWYGSHFPELSLIIDDNYQYLKVVSEIKNRNTCTLEKLKNVTGEQAEKIFKLAKNSMGTDLSDEDLINIINDCASVIKNFEYRTNLSNYIKEKMVVVAPNLTNLIGEFMGARLLSKAGSLDTLAKYPSSTVQLLGAEKSLFQSLRNKSNTPKYGLIFESSILGQVAPEYKGKVARSLAAKISLCAKLDASPNNQSGSFGLDSKNKLMNRIKNLENRSKPKKSVTVKSKFLIKNSEKYDDKNDVKRSKKN
- a CDS encoding elongator complex protein 4, whose product is MSSFIRNQNLKKRKTGIPIFDTFINTLDNGIFILIKEDEYSYMHNFLLNIFMSEGVHENEKNLLTVNKDGLPEIYDRIDNLECTEQLSKMYIAWRYKDLRRKNEECEYSLTNYLEAKHERLLKKDTTLSNIISKLKNTKNFRISLYSLFSPSYDCENIEKNLYEIRKFIRENNHICMVSIPTFFYPNINFNQFFDVVLSLDSNIFTGYLPNYKAILHFEKISLVNKIRENQIDTFKYGIKFSKNRIIIEKIDIPPEDIAESNGCMNF
- a CDS encoding asparagine synthase; translated protein: MVFNRGGDIQKSIKYSNLYLYSSVLAIRSYVEQPVKTNDFIFLYNGEIYNNLESDTIFLKNIISEVIKDLGIKSYDNDLAEIKDPSETLQKIYSKINFYQNELALAIVFKNVLLFFKDDVGKKSLGLCKDKFQLSSVNYDIELNSAFLYSYDINSKALSSYKKKLVSIKYLLETCDYVAKYLLDPSFVFETILGFDEMTKETDIKKFDIKFKSAFKTRLTTNNLVVFFSGGVDSVLVALYLHLVSKKDQEIYLINTGFANSHDRKTGVSAFNELKRVFPNRIWHFIKVDLNIEDIFKIKQSIYKLIYPKTSKMDLNIGIILHFTSLEAKKYSKVCYLGSGADELFCGYNKYKKEGFRHRMLFDTLTLSYHNLLRDDRIISNNNIELRLPILDTEIINESFLLDENFLYDGKQNKIMIRELLKLHGLESVCFVSKKAMQYGTGLNKYEDKFSN